A window of Neorhizobium galegae bv. orientalis str. HAMBI 540 genomic DNA:
CCGCATCATCCGCGAGGTTGCCGGCAGGATAAGAGAGAATGGACCCGAATTGTGGAGTGGCCTGCTGGCCGAGCCGGGAAGCGACACCCACAAATATCGCCGCGGACATCTGGCCGTGTTCTCAGGCGAGGCTGGCAAGACGGGTGCGGCTCGCCTTTCGGCGACCGCGGGCCTGAAAGCCGGGGCCGGCCTGGTGACGGTCGGTTCGCCAAGCGATGCCATGCCGGTCAACGCGGCCTGGCTGACCGCGATCATGCTGTACCGGGTAGACACGGTCAAAGACCTGGAAAACTGGCTTCGCACGGCGAAGCTTGCCGCTTTCGTGCTCGGACCGGGATTTGGCATCGGCAAGAAGGCGAGGCAGTTCGCGCTGGCATTGAAGGGTCGGCCGCTGGTGCTCGACGCCGACGGGATTACCTCCTTCAAGGAAAAGCCCTCGGATCTGTATGATGCCTTTGCCGGCGGAGAGCCCCACTTGGTGCTGACGCCGCACGAGGGCGAGTTCGCCCGGCTTTTCCCCGACATCGCTACAGATGACAGCCTGAGCAAGGTGGAAAAGGCAGTGACCGCCGCCGCCCGCGCTCACGCTGCCATTGTCTACAAGGGCGCCGACACGGTGATCGCCAGCCCCGACGGACGCGCCTACATCAATACCAACGGACCGCCGTGGCTGGCGACTGCCGGTTCCGGCGATGTGCTCGCCGGCGTGATCGGTGCATTGCTCGCTCAAGGCATGCCCGCATTCGAGGCGGCCGCGGCGGGCGTTTACCTGCATGGAGAAGCCGGTAAGCGGGCGGGCAGGGGCATGACGGCCGAAGACCTCGCCACCCATGCCGGCGTAAGGCTGGATCTCTAGCTGCGGCTTTCCAAAAGTTCACGCATCGCCATTGCCCCATAGGGAGCGTTCACCTTGCCCTCATGGATGAAGAAGGCGAAAACGTCGCGCGGCTCCTTCTTCGGCTTATGTTTGTCATCGACCAGCGGCAGGTCGTCCGGCACGCCACCCTCGGCCCAGGTTTCCAACCTTTTCGCCCAGGCCTTCATATCCTCTTCGGCGTAGCAGGTCTTGATGTCGTCCGAGCCTTTTTGCAGGCGCGTGTAGACGAAATCCGCGGTGACGTCCGCGATCATCGGATAGTCGAAATGGTCGGCACAGACCGGCGCGATGTTATATTTCGCGAGCAACGCGATAAATTCCGGCACCTTGAATGTGTCGTTACGGACTTCGACCACATGGATCAGCTTCAGCCCGTCCAGCTTGTTCGGCAGCAATTTCAGGAAGGCTTCGAAATCGTCCGCCTCGAACTTCTTGGTCGGCGCGAACTGCCAGAGCAGCGGCCCGAGATGATCGCCGAGCTCGGTCAGTCCCTGGGTCAGGAATTTTTCGATCGACTCCCCCGCCTCTGCCAAAACCTTGCGGTTGGTGGTGAAGCGGCTGGCCTTCAGCGAAAAGATGAAGCCATCTGGAACCTCGGATGCCCATTTGGCGAAGGTCTCCGGCTTCTGCGATCCGTAATAGGTGCCGTTGACCTCGATCACCTTCAGTTTGCTGGCCGCATATTCGAGCTGTTTTTTCTTGGCCAGTTTTTCAGGGTAGAACGTGCCTTCCCACGGCTCGAAGGTCCAGCCGCCGATGCCCGTGCGAATAGTGCCGGCTTTGGTCATGAATTGCCTCCCCTGTGCAGAGCTTCACTCCGCCGCTTCCACCTTCTTGACCGGCCGCCGCTCCAGCAGTTCTTTCAGGAACTGGCCGGTATAGGACCGCTTTTCCTTGACGATCTGCTCGGGCGTGCCGGCCGCGACCACTTCGCCGCCGCCGGTGCCGCCTTCCGGGCCGATGTCGATGATCCAGTCGGCCGTTTTGATGACCTCGAGATTGTGCTCGATGACCACCACGGAATTGCCCTGGTTCACCAGTTCTTGCAGCATTTCCAGAAGCTTGGCGACGTCATGGAAATGCAGGCCGGTCGTCGGCTCGTCGAGGATATAAAGCGTGCGCCCCGTCGAACGTTTCGACAGTTCCTTCGCTAGCTTGACGCGCTGCGCCTCGCCACCCGAAAGCGTATTGGCCTGCTGGCCCACCTTGATGTACCCGAGGCCGACCTCGAAGAGCGACTGCAGCTTGTCGCGCACCGCTGGCACCGCCGAGAAGAACTCGACGCCTTCCTCGACCGTCATGTCGAGCACGTCGGCGATCGATTTTCCCTTGAAGGTGACGTCGAGTGTCTCGCGATTGTAGCGCTTGCCGTGGCAGACGTCGCAGGTGACGTAGACGTCCGGCAGGAAGTGCATCTCGATCTTGATGACGCCGTCGCCCTGGCAGGCCTCGCAGCGGCCGCCCTTGACGTTGAACGAGAAACGGCCGGGCTGGTAGCCACGAGCTTTCGCTTCTGGAAGACCGGCAAACCAGTCGCGGATCGGCGTGAATGCGCCGGTATAGGTGGCCGGGTTCGATCGCGGCGTGCGGCCGATCGGCGATTGATCGATATCGATCACCTTGTCGATATGCTCGAAGCCATCGATCCTGTCGTGTTCGGCCGGGATTTCGCGCGCCCCCATCACGCGGCGTGCGGCGGATTTATAGAGCGTCTCGATCAGGAAGGTCGATTTGCCGCCGCCGGACACGCCGGTCACGGCAGTAAAGACGCCAAGCGGAATGGCGGCCGTGACATTCTTGAGGTTGTTGCCACGGGCGCCAAAAACCTTGATTTCCTTGCCCTTCTTCGGCTTGCGGCGTTCCGTCGGAACCGGCACGCCGAGTTCGCCTGACAGATATTTGCCGGTCAGCGATTTCGGGTTGGCCATCACCTCGTTGGGCGTGCCTTCCGCCACCACCTGTCCGCCGTGGATGCCAGCCGCCGGGCCGATATCGACCACGTAGTCGGCACTCATGATCGCGTCTTCGTCATGCTCGACGACGATCACCGTGTTGCCGATGTCGCGCAGGTGTTTCAGCGTATCGAGCAGCCGGGCATTGTCGCGCTGGTGCAGGCCGATCGACGGCTCGTCGAGCACGTACAGTACGCCGGTCAGGCCGGAGCCGATCTGCGAGGCAAGCCGGATGCGCTGGCTTTCGCCACCGGAGAGCGTGCCGGAATTGCGCGACAGGCTGAGATAATCGAGGCCGACATCGTTCAGGAACCGCAGGCGTTCGCGGATCTCTTTTAGAATGCGGACTGCGATTTCGTTCTGCTTGGCGTTCAGCTGTTCCGGCAGCACCTCGAACCAGTCGCGCGCGATCCGGATCGACATCTCGGTCACCTGGCCGATATGCAGCTTGTTGATCTTGACCGCCAGCGCTTCGGGCTTGAGGCGATAGCCGTTGCAGGCCGGGCAGGGGGCGGCCGACATGTATCGTTCGATCTCTTCGCGTGCCCAGGCGGAATCTGTTTCCTTCCAGCGGCGTTCGAGGTTCGGCACGATGCCTTCGAAATTCTTGACCGTCTTGTAGGAGCGGGCGCCATCGGCATAGTGGAATTCGATCTTTTCCTCGGTGCCCTCGAGGATGGCTTTCTGCGCCTCCGCCGAAAGCTCGTTCCAGCGGCTGGAGAGCTTGAAATCGAAAACCTTGCCAAGCGCTTCCAGCGTCTGGTTGTAATAGGGCGAGGTGGATTTCGCCCATGGCGCAATCGCGCCGTCGCGCAACGTCCGGGCAGGCTCCGGCACGATCAGCGCCTCGTCCACCTTCTGCTGCGATCCGAGACCGTCGCAGGTGGGGCAGGCGCCAAATGGATTGTTGAACGAAAACAGCCGTGGCTCGATTTCCGAAATGGTGAATCCGGAGACCGGGCAGGCGAATTTTTCCGAAAAAAGCACCCGTTCGTGCGTTTCGTTGAGGGACTTGTTCGCGGATCCGCCGGCCGAAGTCTCTCCCGGCGGCAGCGGCTTGTCGGCAAACTCGGCGACCGCCAGCCCATCGGCCAGTTTCAGCGAGGTTTCGAGACTGTCGGCCAGACGCGCGGCAATATCGGAACGGACCACGAGCCGGTCCACGACGATATCGATATCGTGCTTGTATTTCTTGTCGAGCGCCGGAACGTCGGCGATCTCGTAGAACTGGCCGTCGACCTTGACGCGCTGAAACCCCTTTTTCATCAGGTCGGCGAGTTCCTTCTTATACTCGCCCTTCCGTCCACGGATCATCGGCGCCAGGATATAAAGACGCGTGCCTTCCTCGAAGGCCAGGATGCGGTCGACCATCTGGCTGACTGTCTGGCTTTCGATCGGCAAGCCGGTCGCCGGCGAATAGGGCACCCCGACGCGCGCAAAAAGCAGGCGCATATAATCGTAGATCTCGGTGACGGTGCCGACCGTCGAGCGCGGGTTGCGCGAGGTCGTCTTCTGTTCGATCGAGATCGCCGGCGAAAGCCCGTCGATCTGGTCGACATCCGGCTTCTGCATCATTTCCAGGAACTGGCGTGCATAGGCCGAAAGGCTTTCGACATAACGCCGCTGGCCTTCCGCATAGATCGTGTCGAAGGCGAGCGACGACTTGCCCGAACCCGACAGGCCGGTCATGACGATCAGCGAGTTGCGCGGCAGATCGAGATCGATGCCCTTCAAATTGTGCTCGCGCGCACCACGTATAGAAATGCTCTTCAGTTCGCTCATCTTCATGCTCTCGGGAGGATTGAAGGTCCTTATGTAGTGATAGATCCGTGGCTGTCGAGACGAAACTGCTGCGATGCGGCACCGTTCCCGAGTCGGTTGACAGCACTATAGGAATAAATTAGAACAAATAAAGAACAAATTTGCCTGTGGATTAAAGGTCGCAAAAACCCCAATGGCTGAGCCCGATGGGCTAAAGTGCCGCGATTGATTTTTGGTGCCGCCGGCCGGGCGGCAGATGAGGTGACGAATATGGCTGGTAGTGTGAACAAGGTAATCCTGGTGGGGAATGTGGGGGCTGATCCTGAAATCCGCCGGACGCAGGACGGCCGGCCGATCGCCAACCTTCGCATCGCCACGTCCGAAACCTGGCGCGATCGCAACAACGGCGAACGCCGCGAGAAGACCGAATGGCATACGGTCGTCGTCTTCAACGAAGGCCTTTGCAAGGTCGTCGAGCAATATGTGAAGAAGGGCGCCAAGCTTTATATCGAAGGCGCACTGCAGACCCGCAAGTGGCAGGACCAGACAGGCAACGACCGTTATTCGACGGAAATCGTGCTTCAGGGATTCAACTCGACGCTGACCATGCTGGACGGTCGCGGCGAGGGCGGCGGCGACCGTGGTGGTGCTGGCGGCAATCGTGTCGGCAATGACTTCGGCGGCAACGATTTTGGCGGCGGCGACGATTACGAGCGCCGGCCGGCGGCAGGCGGTGCGAGCCGCGGCGGTCAGTCCTCCGGCGGTCAGCCGGCAGGCGGCAATTTCTCCCGCGATCTCGACGACGACATCCCGTTCTAGCTTGGAGCGCTCCGGCCTTTGTAAACTAGAATGCTGATCGCATTGTAATCATAGAATAATATCGTTGACAAGCCGCTTTCTACTGGATAGTCACTTATTCGGTGGTAGCGGAGCGTTGAATTTTGTCAACTAAGCCCTTCAATCCGTATGCTGTGCGATGGTCCCGTTTTGCCGATGGCGAGCGGATGCCGTTCCTAGTTCAAGTCGCCACAGGTCTTCCGCTCGAGGGCCTACATTCTGGATCACTGCTGAACGACGGGCGCTTGGCATGCAGCCGAACACCTTGTTCAACGAACTTCGCTCGCTGATGTTTCTCTACCTCTGGGCCGACCTCCGGGGAGTAGATATCGGCGAGCGCCTCAGGGAAGGCGTCTTCCTGTCCCTTGGTGAGATCATTGACTTGGTCGGCTTCTGCGGCCGATACCTCGCGGATAGATACAGCACAGGCCTTGCGGGTCAGGATGCCGGGGAGATGATCATCTACTGCTTCGGAGCGAGGGCGGATCTCGTTCTTTCAGAATACCAGTCAAGGCTCGCTGTCGCACGGAAGGATGTCAGGTTTGACGGAGCCATAACACAAGGGCTGTTCCGGCGATCGGTCCACACACACGTTAATACGGGACGGGACTTCCAGGTCCGGCATTTGATCGTGCCCCTGTACTTCAACCCTACCAGGTAGCAGGGCGCAGGTCAGGAAGCGGCTGTATGCACAGCCTTCACGCCCGGTCTTAGGCCGTTTGTAAACTACAGGCCGGTTTTGGCCTGGAATCGGATCATATATTTACATTTTATCGAAACAGCGTGATGATCGTTCCTCTAGGAGCCTGATATTGCTGGTATCTCTCTCTCAGTTTACAGTTTCATTCCCTATTACCGTTCTGATCGGTCGGCTACCATCGATCTCTGAAACGGCAGCTGCCTGAATTGTTGCTCAGGCGGCCGCCTTGTCGGCGAGCATCGCGACCAGGACGTCTGATTGCGATAGAATGCCCACCAGTTTGTTGTTCTCCCGGGTTACCGGCAGGTAGTGCAGCCCTTCTTCGGCAAAGATGACGATCGCGTCTGCGATCGGCGTGGCCGGGCCAACCGTCTTGACCGGCGTCGTCATGATGTCCTTGACCGTGTCGTTCGGCGCGCTGGCGCCCGACAGAACGAGGCGCAGGCGCTGGGCAAATCCGATCCTTGGCTTCCCCCTCGTCCAGTTCGCCTTGTCGAGAAAATCGGTCTGGGTGACGATCCCGACTACTTCCGCCCTGTCATTGGTGACCGGCAAGGCCTTGAAGTGATGGAGGCGCATCAGATCGTGCGCCTCTTTCAGCGAATTGTCCGGCGCCACCGCCACCACATCGCGTGACATGATGCTGGCGCAATCGAGGTGGCCGGCGCGCCGGCGATAGGAGCGCAATTCCGTCCGCCGCAGGATCGTTTCGAGGTCGTCGCGATCGATATCCAGGAACTCGTCGTATTCTTTCAGGACATCGTCGAGGTCGGCGGAGGTAAAGCCGATGCGCTGGATCGAGGCGGGGTCGGTCGTACCATGATCGGCCGCCGCCGGCTTGGCCGCGTGCGGGTAACGACGTCCCGTCAGATTGTTGAAGGCCAGCGCGATCAGCAGCAGGACCAGCGAATTGCCGGCGACCGGCCAGAACACGAAACCGTATCCGAGTTCATGGATCGTCGGTCCGCCGAGCACTGCGGTCAGCGCGATCGCGCCGCTCGGGGGATGCAGGCACCGAAGCGTCATCATCGCCGCGATGGCAACGGCGATCGCCACCGCCGAGGCCAGGAACGGATCGGTTATCAATAGAGCGGCGGTCACGCCGACCAGGGCTGCGACGATATTGCCGCCGAGGATCGACCACGGCTGTGCAAGCGGGCTGGAAGGCACTGCAAACAGCAGCACCGCCGATGCCCCCATAGGGGCGACCAGTGCCGGAAGCGTTGCATCTGCCTTCAAAGCCAGGCTTCCCAGCAGTCCGGTCACCAGAATGCCCGCGAGCGCGCCAAGCGCTGCACGCAATCTTTCCTTGGGGCTGACGGGGGTGGCTTCCGGCAGGAGCCGGCGCAACATGCGGCGCATCATGGAGACCTTCGAGTGAGGTGAGATGAATCGCGTTCTAGCAGAAAATTCCGCGCTGTCGCCCGTGTCTTATAAGGCAGGGGGTCTTCTTGCCTAAAGATTGCGGCGCCTAAAGATTGAAGGCTGAGCGCACCCCGTCGACGACGAACTGGACGGAGAGCGCCGCGAGGATCACGCCGAGCAGACGGGTGAGGATCGCCCTTCCGGTGACGCCGAGGAAACGGTCGAGCCGCTCGGCGACCAGAAGCGTCGCGTAGACGAGCAGCATGATCAGCGCGATGACACCGATGAAGAGCGCACGGTCGACAATGCCGGGCAGGGTGCCGGAAAGCAGGACCGTGGCTGAGATCGCGCCCGGTCCGGCAATCAGCGGCAGCGCCAGCGGAAACACCGCGATATTGTGGATATGGTCGATGGTGATTGCGGCCTGGGACGTCTTTTCCTTCCGCTCCTGGCGTTTCTCGAACACCATTTCGAAGGAGATCCAGAAGAGCAGCAGACCGCCGGCAATGCGGAAGGCGCCGATCGATATGCCGAGCAGCCCGAGCACGCTCGAACCGAACAGCGCAAAGACGGCGAGGATGCCGAAGGCGATCAGCGACCCTCGGAAGGCGACCTGGCGCCGCTGAAGGGCGGTCATGCCGACGGTCAAGCCCAGAAAGACCGGCGCCAGCCCGGGCGGGTCGAGTGTCACGAGCATCGTGGTCAGGGCATTGACCAGCATATCGGGGGTCGCCATATCCTCTCCCTGTCGGGCTGCAATCCTTGCAGTCGCATGCGAAGATTGTTAGGACAGGCCGGCAGCGAAAGAAAGCCCACTCCGTCCGCGTCGCGGCATGCTTCGACCTTGTTCAAAAGCCGCGTTAAAGCCGCAAAAGCTGTTCAAAACCATTGTGGAAATTGGCGCTCGGAACCGCTTTCCGCTATAAAAAAGAAACTGATTCCGAACAGAGATCGTGATCCGATTTGACTGAGCAAAGCACACCCGGCGGCGGAAAGCTGCCTCCAGGCATCGAACCCATTTCCATCATGGAAGAGATGCAGCGGTCGTACCTCGATTACGCCATGAGCGTCATCGTCA
This region includes:
- a CDS encoding single-stranded DNA-binding protein; its protein translation is MAGSVNKVILVGNVGADPEIRRTQDGRPIANLRIATSETWRDRNNGERREKTEWHTVVVFNEGLCKVVEQYVKKGAKLYIEGALQTRKWQDQTGNDRYSTEIVLQGFNSTLTMLDGRGEGGGDRGGAGGNRVGNDFGGNDFGGGDDYERRPAAGGASRGGQSSGGQPAGGNFSRDLDDDIPF
- a CDS encoding DUF72 domain-containing protein — its product is MTKAGTIRTGIGGWTFEPWEGTFYPEKLAKKKQLEYAASKLKVIEVNGTYYGSQKPETFAKWASEVPDGFIFSLKASRFTTNRKVLAEAGESIEKFLTQGLTELGDHLGPLLWQFAPTKKFEADDFEAFLKLLPNKLDGLKLIHVVEVRNDTFKVPEFIALLAKYNIAPVCADHFDYPMIADVTADFVYTRLQKGSDDIKTCYAEEDMKAWAKRLETWAEGGVPDDLPLVDDKHKPKKEPRDVFAFFIHEGKVNAPYGAMAMRELLESRS
- the uvrA gene encoding excinuclease ABC subunit UvrA, which translates into the protein MSELKSISIRGAREHNLKGIDLDLPRNSLIVMTGLSGSGKSSLAFDTIYAEGQRRYVESLSAYARQFLEMMQKPDVDQIDGLSPAISIEQKTTSRNPRSTVGTVTEIYDYMRLLFARVGVPYSPATGLPIESQTVSQMVDRILAFEEGTRLYILAPMIRGRKGEYKKELADLMKKGFQRVKVDGQFYEIADVPALDKKYKHDIDIVVDRLVVRSDIAARLADSLETSLKLADGLAVAEFADKPLPPGETSAGGSANKSLNETHERVLFSEKFACPVSGFTISEIEPRLFSFNNPFGACPTCDGLGSQQKVDEALIVPEPARTLRDGAIAPWAKSTSPYYNQTLEALGKVFDFKLSSRWNELSAEAQKAILEGTEEKIEFHYADGARSYKTVKNFEGIVPNLERRWKETDSAWAREEIERYMSAAPCPACNGYRLKPEALAVKINKLHIGQVTEMSIRIARDWFEVLPEQLNAKQNEIAVRILKEIRERLRFLNDVGLDYLSLSRNSGTLSGGESQRIRLASQIGSGLTGVLYVLDEPSIGLHQRDNARLLDTLKHLRDIGNTVIVVEHDEDAIMSADYVVDIGPAAGIHGGQVVAEGTPNEVMANPKSLTGKYLSGELGVPVPTERRKPKKGKEIKVFGARGNNLKNVTAAIPLGVFTAVTGVSGGGKSTFLIETLYKSAARRVMGAREIPAEHDRIDGFEHIDKVIDIDQSPIGRTPRSNPATYTGAFTPIRDWFAGLPEAKARGYQPGRFSFNVKGGRCEACQGDGVIKIEMHFLPDVYVTCDVCHGKRYNRETLDVTFKGKSIADVLDMTVEEGVEFFSAVPAVRDKLQSLFEVGLGYIKVGQQANTLSGGEAQRVKLAKELSKRSTGRTLYILDEPTTGLHFHDVAKLLEMLQELVNQGNSVVVIEHNLEVIKTADWIIDIGPEGGTGGGEVVAAGTPEQIVKEKRSYTGQFLKELLERRPVKKVEAAE
- a CDS encoding HPP family protein, which codes for MRRMLRRLLPEATPVSPKERLRAALGALAGILVTGLLGSLALKADATLPALVAPMGASAVLLFAVPSSPLAQPWSILGGNIVAALVGVTAALLITDPFLASAVAIAVAIAAMMTLRCLHPPSGAIALTAVLGGPTIHELGYGFVFWPVAGNSLVLLLIALAFNNLTGRRYPHAAKPAAADHGTTDPASIQRIGFTSADLDDVLKEYDEFLDIDRDDLETILRRTELRSYRRRAGHLDCASIMSRDVVAVAPDNSLKEAHDLMRLHHFKALPVTNDRAEVVGIVTQTDFLDKANWTRGKPRIGFAQRLRLVLSGASAPNDTVKDIMTTPVKTVGPATPIADAIVIFAEEGLHYLPVTRENNKLVGILSQSDVLVAMLADKAAA
- a CDS encoding bifunctional ADP-dependent NAD(P)H-hydrate dehydratase/NAD(P)H-hydrate epimerase, producing MDASLVSLLLTPDEMAAADAASARSGIPSFDLMDRAGRAIAAAALRHFPGALRFVAFCGPGNNGGDGYVAARALAEAGATVDVHHLGDPRTLKGDARQARDLCGLSSKPLEVYQPRAGDVVVDALFGAGLTRNVPDIVAEVIRKVGEAGISVLAVDLPSGLCGRRGVPLGGAFQAAHTITFMTRKPGHLLLPGRSLCGDVEVFDIGIPARIIREVAGRIRENGPELWSGLLAEPGSDTHKYRRGHLAVFSGEAGKTGAARLSATAGLKAGAGLVTVGSPSDAMPVNAAWLTAIMLYRVDTVKDLENWLRTAKLAAFVLGPGFGIGKKARQFALALKGRPLVLDADGITSFKEKPSDLYDAFAGGEPHLVLTPHEGEFARLFPDIATDDSLSKVEKAVTAAARAHAAIVYKGADTVIASPDGRAYINTNGPPWLATAGSGDVLAGVIGALLAQGMPAFEAAAAGVYLHGEAGKRAGRGMTAEDLATHAGVRLDL
- a CDS encoding MarC family protein; its protein translation is MATPDMLVNALTTMLVTLDPPGLAPVFLGLTVGMTALQRRQVAFRGSLIAFGILAVFALFGSSVLGLLGISIGAFRIAGGLLLFWISFEMVFEKRQERKEKTSQAAITIDHIHNIAVFPLALPLIAGPGAISATVLLSGTLPGIVDRALFIGVIALIMLLVYATLLVAERLDRFLGVTGRAILTRLLGVILAALSVQFVVDGVRSAFNL